One window of the Oceanicaulis sp. genome contains the following:
- a CDS encoding sodium/solute symporter (Members of the Solute:Sodium Symporter (SSS), TC 2.A.21 as described in tcdb.org, catalyze solute:Na+ symport. Known solutes for members of the family include sugars, amino acids, nucleosides, inositols, vitamins, urea or anions, depending on the system.): MGEAQFELATIDYIIVAVYFIGVMIHGWWAGRGKSGAKDYFLAGGKLPWYLIGFSLLASQMSGSSFVGLMGGTYAEGMVMFNYEWTAVIVLVFFAVFMLPTFLKAGLYTIPEYLENRYSPNAKRAFSLFTLLAIMFIDSAGALFAGGLVITSVIPVDLWVAIAVLAAVAGVYTIMGGLSAVVVTDTVQAILLMLGAGLIFIIGLQEVGGWGALFSELPDERTQLYQPANDDFLPWPGMIGVVLLGFYYWTLNQFVVQRTLGAKSLDEGRKGALLAGGLKLLNLFLMIIPGLIAFQLYPDLETADLAFPSLAFDLLPIGLRGLIMTALIAALMSSLDSALNAAGTLVTMDFVKPAKPNLSDETLTKIGRVVTGIAMIVAAVYAPLIAGFESLFEYFQSALAYVAPSIVAVFLVGLFWRGASAPGALAGIGLGLVVGVPIFVTKEVLDVWSNLGLPDIHFTIMATIMFVLGAALVAGVSVITQQPAKDQIDKATIKMKEIRESLASEGDPLWFDFRVWSAVLLLITAGLVAWFWL; this comes from the coding sequence ATGGGTGAAGCACAGTTCGAGCTTGCGACGATCGACTACATCATCGTCGCCGTCTATTTCATCGGCGTGATGATCCACGGCTGGTGGGCCGGCCGGGGCAAGTCCGGCGCGAAGGACTACTTCCTCGCAGGCGGCAAGCTGCCCTGGTATCTGATCGGCTTCTCCCTGCTCGCCTCGCAGATGTCGGGCTCGAGCTTCGTGGGGCTGATGGGCGGCACCTATGCCGAAGGCATGGTGATGTTCAACTATGAGTGGACCGCCGTGATCGTGCTGGTCTTCTTCGCCGTGTTCATGCTGCCCACCTTCCTGAAGGCCGGGCTCTACACCATCCCCGAGTATCTGGAGAACCGCTACAGCCCGAACGCCAAGCGGGCGTTTTCGCTGTTCACCCTTCTGGCGATCATGTTCATCGACAGCGCCGGGGCGCTTTTCGCCGGCGGGCTGGTGATCACCAGCGTCATCCCGGTCGATCTGTGGGTGGCGATCGCGGTGCTGGCGGCGGTGGCGGGGGTCTACACCATCATGGGCGGGCTTTCCGCGGTGGTGGTGACCGACACCGTGCAGGCGATCCTTCTGATGCTGGGCGCAGGGCTGATCTTCATCATCGGCCTTCAGGAGGTCGGCGGCTGGGGCGCGCTGTTCAGCGAGCTGCCCGACGAGCGCACCCAGCTCTACCAGCCCGCGAACGACGACTTCCTGCCCTGGCCGGGCATGATCGGGGTGGTGCTTCTGGGCTTTTACTACTGGACGCTCAACCAGTTCGTCGTGCAGCGCACGCTGGGCGCCAAGAGCCTGGACGAGGGGCGCAAGGGCGCGCTGCTCGCCGGCGGGCTGAAGCTTCTGAACCTGTTCCTGATGATCATCCCCGGCCTGATCGCCTTCCAGCTCTATCCCGATCTGGAGACCGCCGACCTCGCCTTCCCCTCGCTAGCCTTCGATCTTCTGCCCATCGGCCTTCGGGGTCTGATCATGACCGCGCTGATCGCCGCGCTCATGTCCAGTCTCGACAGCGCGCTCAACGCGGCCGGCACGCTGGTCACGATGGACTTCGTCAAGCCCGCCAAGCCGAACCTGTCTGACGAGACGCTGACCAAGATCGGCCGGGTCGTCACCGGTATCGCGATGATCGTCGCAGCGGTCTACGCCCCGCTGATCGCCGGCTTCGAGAGCCTGTTCGAGTACTTCCAGTCCGCGCTGGCCTATGTCGCCCCGTCGATCGTGGCGGTCTTCCTGGTCGGCCTGTTCTGGCGCGGCGCGAGCGCGCCGGGCGCGCTGGCCGGCATCGGCCTGGGCCTCGTGGTGGGCGTTCCGATCTTCGTCACCAAGGAGGTGCTCGACGTCTGGTCCAATCTCGGCCTGCCGGACATCCACTTCACCATCATGGCGACGATCATGTTCGTGCTCGGTGCGGCGCTGGTCGCCGGTGTGAGCGTGATCACCCAGCAGCCCGCGAAGGACCAGATCGACAAGGCCACGATCAAGATGAAGGAAATCCGCGAGAGCCTCGCCAGCGAAGGCGATCCGCTCTGGTTCGACTTCCGGGTCTGGTCGGCCGTGCTGCTGCTGATCACCGCCGGACTGGTCGCCTGGTTCTGGCTCTGA
- a CDS encoding response regulator transcription factor codes for MVDDHAFVRDAAEAVIAGCHDLDPVGSAGTGAAAIAKVFELDPDVVVVDFALPDMTGLDAVETLRAEGIPARFVLLTGAPLDAAERDAIAARVEVFLHKEAGHEALLGAIRKAALAAPLAPAPADPFAASGAVNAGLLTARERAVLREIARGRPVGEIAERLGVSPATVRKHRENVMSKLNLNSTAALVRAAMQIGQY; via the coding sequence GTGGTCGACGACCACGCCTTCGTGCGCGACGCGGCCGAGGCGGTGATCGCCGGCTGCCATGATCTCGATCCGGTCGGCTCGGCCGGAACGGGCGCTGCGGCCATCGCCAAGGTGTTCGAGCTCGACCCCGACGTGGTGGTGGTCGATTTCGCGCTTCCCGACATGACCGGCCTCGACGCAGTGGAGACGCTGCGCGCCGAAGGGATTCCCGCGCGCTTCGTGCTTCTCACCGGCGCGCCGCTGGACGCCGCCGAGCGCGATGCGATCGCGGCGCGGGTGGAGGTGTTTCTTCACAAGGAGGCCGGGCATGAGGCGCTGCTCGGTGCGATCCGAAAGGCGGCTCTGGCCGCGCCGCTCGCGCCCGCCCCGGCCGATCCGTTCGCCGCGTCGGGCGCCGTGAACGCCGGGCTGCTGACCGCCCGGGAGCGCGCGGTGCTGCGCGAGATCGCCAGAGGCCGGCCGGTCGGCGAAATCGCCGAGCGGCTGGGCGTGAGCCCTGCGACCGTGCGCAAGCACCGCGAAAACGTGATGAGCAAGCTCAATCTCAACTCCACCGCCGCGCTGGTTCGGGCGGCGATGCAGATCGGCCAGTACTAG
- a CDS encoding glutathione S-transferase C-terminal domain-containing protein, whose protein sequence is MRAYTLITAPDVPACHKARAYLRWRNIPFAEKPATVLVLRAEVRPRLRGIGAPLLVAADQSAWDDTRDIADALDRAAPGERLRPPSIAARFACDLVEAWADQRLAPAAAYLLWSSDTGAASERLARTAWPDDAGARPRRTTRLIGRRLMRDLEGYGLHTGAEDGVRAMLDTALAAAEDAVTASPFIFGDRPTTADCALFGVVQTLAASEPGRELLEERRKLKRWTQRVAGPDEPGRGVLRRASSNPVAALALQSIAARAFLPEALEASEAVADWADDNAGQLVLPRSVGKADGSRRALRPADAWLVQRLRRLLGPVEEIEDAETYRLLKALGLLPLRDFVPRRKVNRRHHRFELDMADAADPKVDERSVGAVRQVRNSLTDAGRAAAEIGEYADLVSG, encoded by the coding sequence ATGCGCGCCTACACGCTCATCACCGCGCCCGACGTGCCCGCCTGCCACAAGGCGCGGGCGTATTTGCGCTGGCGCAACATCCCGTTCGCGGAAAAGCCTGCGACCGTCCTCGTCCTGCGCGCAGAGGTGCGTCCGCGCCTGCGCGGAATCGGCGCGCCGCTTCTGGTCGCCGCCGATCAGAGCGCCTGGGACGACACGCGCGACATCGCCGACGCGCTCGATCGCGCCGCTCCGGGCGAGCGGCTCCGTCCGCCCTCGATCGCGGCGCGCTTCGCCTGCGATCTGGTGGAGGCCTGGGCCGATCAGCGCCTGGCGCCCGCGGCGGCCTATCTTCTGTGGAGCAGCGACACCGGCGCGGCCAGCGAGCGGCTCGCCCGCACCGCCTGGCCCGACGACGCAGGCGCACGCCCGCGTCGCACGACGCGGCTGATCGGCAGGCGGTTGATGCGCGATCTTGAAGGCTACGGCCTTCACACCGGCGCGGAAGACGGGGTGCGGGCCATGCTCGACACCGCGCTCGCCGCCGCCGAGGACGCGGTGACCGCCTCGCCTTTCATTTTCGGCGACCGGCCCACGACCGCCGACTGCGCGCTGTTCGGCGTGGTGCAGACCCTCGCCGCCTCTGAGCCGGGGCGCGAACTGCTCGAGGAGCGCCGCAAGCTCAAGCGCTGGACCCAGCGCGTCGCCGGACCGGACGAGCCAGGTCGCGGCGTGCTGCGCCGCGCCAGCAGCAATCCCGTCGCCGCCCTGGCGCTGCAATCGATCGCCGCGCGCGCCTTCCTGCCCGAAGCGCTGGAAGCCAGCGAGGCGGTCGCGGACTGGGCCGACGACAACGCCGGCCAGCTCGTCCTGCCCCGATCGGTGGGCAAGGCGGACGGCTCGCGCCGCGCGCTTCGCCCCGCCGACGCCTGGCTGGTGCAGCGCCTGCGCCGGCTTCTCGGTCCGGTCGAGGAGATCGAGGATGCGGAGACCTACCGGCTCCTGAAGGCGCTGGGTCTCCTGCCGCTGCGGGACTTCGTGCCGCGCCGCAAGGTGAACCGGCGTCACCATCGTTTCGAGCTCGACATGGCAGACGCGGCCGATCCCAAGGTCGACGAACGCTCGGTCGGCGCGGTGCGCCAGGTGCGCAACTCCCTGACCGACGCAGGCCGCGCGGCGGCGGAGATCGGCGAATACGCCGACCTCGTCAGCGGTTAG
- a CDS encoding cold-shock protein, whose product MTSGTVKFFNAEKGFGFITPDEGGNDVFVHITAVKDAGMADLRDGQRVSFDTEPDRRGKGPKAVNLRAAD is encoded by the coding sequence ATGACTTCGGGCACCGTCAAATTCTTCAACGCCGAAAAAGGCTTCGGCTTCATCACCCCGGACGAGGGCGGCAACGACGTCTTCGTGCACATCACCGCGGTGAAAGACGCCGGCATGGCCGACCTGCGCGACGGCCAGCGCGTCAGCTTCGACACCGAGCCGGACCGCCGGGGCAAAGGCCCCAAAGCGGTGAACCTGCGCGCCGCGGACTAA
- a CDS encoding vitamin K epoxide reductase family protein produces MDRPEHDKPLVLITGAAGSIGSAVSDALSKDYRIVGLDLDCSGYGHPCEAFDISDADSVRKTLSKIAEEHGSRFAAVIHLAAYFNFTGEDHPAYHKVNEEGARNLMAALADYEVGRLIYSGTMLVHRPAEPGGRIDEGAPIEPKWAYPQSKAKTEQIIAETRGDTPVLFLHLAGLYDDEGGVPTLTHQIARIYERDIKSRVYAGDQDAGQSFIHQDDLVDLFVRAVERRDALPEKDTILAGEPHAVSYAALQDRIGELIHGAEDWKTISAPKPLAKAGAAIEAASEPVVPDAFDQGEKPFIRPFMMDMAEDHYALDISRARVALGWRPRHDIREALPGMVDALKRDPAGWYEANGITKPDWMDSAIERGADPEALRTKNEARKRIEHDQFRWAHLLTAALGVWLIGSPPTLTYESAGAVWTDVICGVVIAIAGLFSVYRRFERARWVSMAAGFWLLWAPLVFWAPTAEAYLNQTLVGGFVIGLALCARPEPGVSVTAATAGPDTPPGWDFSPSTWCQRLPIIGLALVGLLLSRHLTAYQLDSIEGIWDPFFQGGPGPKNGSEEITTSYVSEAFPIPDAGLGAVAYMLEIVAGIAGTRARWRTMPWLVMGFGIMIVPLGVVSITFIIIQPILLGTYCTVCLIAAAAMLLQIPYALEELVATTQFLWRRKKKGRPLLRVFFVGDTDDGPTPQHREDEFHRPLGAILRDIFLEGVQFPPTLVASMLIGVGLMFSPVLPGVEGRLYDANHLIGALVVTVAVTAFSEAGRAARWLNALGGALLVIAALVWATDWIGMTVTILAGLALIALTPPKGPIRSSYGGWDRFVV; encoded by the coding sequence ATGGACCGGCCCGAACACGACAAACCTCTCGTCCTGATCACCGGGGCGGCCGGATCGATCGGCTCGGCGGTCAGCGACGCGCTGTCGAAGGACTACCGCATCGTCGGGCTCGATCTCGACTGTTCGGGCTACGGCCACCCGTGCGAGGCGTTCGACATCTCCGACGCCGACAGCGTGAGAAAGACGCTGTCGAAGATCGCCGAAGAGCACGGATCGCGCTTCGCCGCGGTGATCCATCTGGCCGCCTATTTCAACTTCACCGGCGAGGACCACCCCGCCTATCACAAGGTCAATGAAGAGGGCGCGCGCAATCTGATGGCCGCGCTTGCCGACTACGAGGTCGGCCGGCTGATTTATTCGGGCACCATGCTGGTGCACAGGCCCGCCGAGCCGGGCGGGCGGATCGACGAAGGCGCGCCGATCGAGCCCAAATGGGCCTATCCGCAATCCAAGGCCAAGACCGAACAGATCATCGCCGAGACCCGCGGCGACACGCCGGTTCTGTTCCTGCATCTGGCCGGGCTCTATGACGACGAAGGCGGCGTGCCCACGCTGACCCACCAGATCGCCCGCATCTATGAGCGCGACATCAAGTCCCGCGTCTACGCCGGCGATCAGGACGCGGGGCAGAGCTTCATCCATCAGGACGATCTGGTCGATCTGTTCGTGCGCGCGGTCGAGCGCCGCGACGCCCTGCCCGAAAAAGACACGATCCTCGCCGGCGAGCCGCACGCGGTGTCCTACGCGGCGCTGCAGGACCGGATCGGCGAGCTGATCCACGGCGCGGAAGACTGGAAGACGATCAGCGCGCCCAAACCCCTCGCCAAGGCCGGCGCGGCGATCGAGGCGGCGTCCGAGCCTGTCGTGCCCGACGCCTTCGACCAGGGCGAAAAACCCTTCATCCGGCCGTTCATGATGGACATGGCCGAAGACCACTATGCGCTCGACATCTCTCGGGCCCGTGTGGCGCTGGGCTGGCGGCCCCGCCATGACATCCGGGAGGCGCTGCCCGGGATGGTCGACGCGCTGAAGCGCGACCCGGCCGGCTGGTACGAGGCGAACGGGATCACCAAGCCGGACTGGATGGACTCCGCGATCGAGCGCGGCGCCGATCCCGAAGCGCTCCGCACCAAGAACGAGGCGCGCAAGCGCATCGAGCACGACCAGTTCCGCTGGGCGCACCTGCTCACAGCGGCGCTGGGGGTCTGGCTGATCGGCTCGCCGCCGACGCTCACCTACGAAAGCGCGGGCGCTGTCTGGACCGACGTGATCTGCGGCGTGGTGATCGCGATCGCCGGGCTGTTCAGCGTCTACCGCCGGTTCGAACGGGCGCGCTGGGTGTCCATGGCGGCGGGCTTCTGGCTTTTATGGGCGCCGCTGGTCTTCTGGGCGCCGACGGCGGAGGCGTATCTCAACCAGACGCTCGTGGGCGGCTTCGTGATCGGGCTGGCGCTGTGCGCCCGGCCTGAACCCGGCGTGTCGGTAACCGCGGCGACGGCCGGGCCGGACACCCCGCCGGGCTGGGATTTCTCCCCGTCCACCTGGTGCCAGCGCCTGCCGATCATCGGGCTGGCGCTGGTCGGCCTCTTGCTGTCGCGGCACCTGACGGCCTACCAGCTGGACTCGATCGAGGGGATCTGGGATCCGTTCTTTCAAGGCGGGCCGGGGCCGAAGAACGGCTCGGAGGAGATCACCACCTCCTACGTCTCCGAAGCCTTCCCGATCCCCGACGCCGGGCTCGGCGCGGTCGCCTACATGCTGGAGATCGTCGCAGGCATAGCCGGCACGCGGGCGCGCTGGCGCACCATGCCGTGGCTGGTGATGGGCTTCGGCATCATGATCGTGCCGCTGGGCGTGGTCTCGATCACCTTCATCATTATCCAGCCCATTCTTCTGGGGACCTACTGCACGGTCTGCCTGATCGCGGCCGCGGCGATGCTCCTGCAGATCCCCTACGCGCTCGAAGAGCTGGTCGCGACGACCCAGTTCCTCTGGCGGCGCAAGAAGAAGGGCCGGCCGCTGCTGCGCGTCTTCTTCGTGGGCGACACCGACGACGGGCCCACGCCGCAACACCGCGAGGACGAGTTTCACCGCCCGCTCGGCGCGATCCTCAGGGACATCTTCCTCGAAGGCGTGCAGTTCCCGCCCACGCTCGTCGCCAGCATGCTTATCGGCGTCGGCCTGATGTTCAGCCCGGTCCTGCCCGGCGTGGAGGGCCGGCTCTACGACGCCAACCATCTGATCGGCGCGCTGGTGGTCACCGTCGCGGTCACCGCGTTTTCAGAGGCCGGGCGCGCGGCGCGCTGGCTTAACGCGCTGGGCGGGGCGCTGCTGGTGATCGCGGCTCTGGTCTGGGCGACCGACTGGATCGGCATGACCGTGACGATCCTCGCCGGCCTCGCGCTCATCGCGCTGACGCCGCCGAAAGGGCCGATCCGGTCGAGCTATGGCGGCTGGGACCGGTTCGTGGTGTAG
- a CDS encoding MFS transporter, with protein MKNAVLAAAALLFGFAMLQMGNALQGTLLALRGQAEGFPAFAVGAVMSGFFLGMGAGTFIAPALIRRAGHMRAFAAFASMASAAALLHLLFLNIPAWLLIRAFTGLCFAGLIMVVESWLNASVESRSRGGILAIYAATGLGAGALGQMQISLADPESYVLFAWVSIVLSLALVPASLSTAALPPGDPPEARLAVLPILRASPFGAGATVFVGMTVGCFFALGPVFAQERGLGQAQLGLFMALATGAAMLSQWPLGRLSDRTSRRLVASLTAAAACAVLFGFLSLPTDSLATLVLGAALGATLFPTQAIAAAQVNDRVERRHAVAAAGTLVLLLSAGAASGPVIAGAAMDVMGARGFVVALIAFQGGIVALGLIRLVMNPRFRTHAERTRWGSLQPVLGFAPRLGPLQGDLFSRPRRNSDRRR; from the coding sequence TTGAAGAACGCCGTCCTCGCCGCAGCCGCGCTTCTGTTCGGCTTCGCCATGCTGCAAATGGGCAACGCGCTTCAGGGCACGCTGCTCGCTTTGCGCGGCCAGGCCGAAGGTTTCCCCGCCTTCGCCGTCGGCGCCGTCATGTCGGGATTTTTCCTCGGCATGGGGGCGGGGACGTTCATCGCGCCCGCGCTGATCCGGAGGGCGGGGCATATGCGCGCCTTCGCCGCTTTCGCCTCGATGGCCTCGGCGGCGGCGCTTTTGCATCTGCTGTTCCTGAACATCCCCGCCTGGCTTCTCATCCGCGCCTTCACCGGGCTGTGCTTCGCCGGGCTGATCATGGTGGTGGAAAGCTGGCTCAACGCCTCGGTGGAAAGCAGAAGCCGGGGCGGGATCCTGGCGATCTACGCCGCCACAGGGCTGGGCGCGGGGGCGCTCGGGCAGATGCAGATCTCGCTCGCCGATCCTGAGAGCTACGTCCTGTTCGCCTGGGTCTCGATCGTTCTGTCGCTGGCGCTGGTGCCTGCGAGCCTTTCGACCGCCGCCCTGCCGCCCGGCGATCCGCCCGAGGCGCGGCTGGCGGTGCTGCCGATCCTCAGAGCCTCGCCTTTCGGCGCGGGCGCGACCGTGTTCGTGGGCATGACGGTGGGTTGCTTCTTCGCGCTGGGTCCGGTGTTCGCGCAGGAGCGGGGCCTGGGCCAGGCGCAGCTCGGGCTGTTCATGGCGCTCGCCACCGGTGCGGCGATGCTCAGCCAGTGGCCGCTCGGGCGGCTGTCTGACAGGACCTCGCGCCGGCTCGTCGCTTCGCTGACCGCTGCTGCGGCGTGCGCTGTGCTGTTCGGGTTTTTAAGCCTTCCCACCGACAGCCTCGCCACCCTGGTGCTGGGCGCGGCGCTGGGCGCGACGCTGTTTCCCACCCAGGCGATCGCAGCCGCTCAGGTCAACGACCGGGTCGAGCGCCGCCATGCGGTCGCTGCGGCCGGAACGCTCGTACTGCTTCTGTCGGCGGGTGCGGCGAGCGGACCGGTGATCGCGGGCGCTGCGATGGACGTGATGGGCGCGCGCGGCTTCGTGGTGGCGCTGATCGCGTTTCAGGGCGGCATCGTCGCGCTGGGCCTGATCCGGCTGGTCATGAACCCGCGCTTCCGCACCCACGCCGAGCGCACGCGCTGGGGATCGCTGCAGCCGGTTCTGGGCTTCGCGCCGCGCCTGGGGCCGCTTCAGGGCGATCTGTTCTCCCGCCCCAGGCGCAACAGCGACCGGCGCCGATAA
- a CDS encoding carbohydrate porin, whose amino-acid sequence MFRLALLSTTAAFALSAGAAAQEGDPLETAAGPFTLGTEGYLRAGAGTGLDEDTEGQPCFQAPGARAKYRLGNECEHYAEIGLYAELGGAEDGAPAIRLMWKPVLYGPNDDLSVDYVDDAELYLEARNLPLPGPFEGADVWVGERFYDRYDVHMNDFYFYDLSGKGVGIQDIAAPAGTIDLALLRSSSPVFATDGSLIEDDVVQYTADARWRGLPAWGGELLVGVDYAWAVADDPILDDRTGWQFAGVLKHGELLGAEGNFNQLSLQYGRGLESQFDTNGFGGPVPSSFRQRLALSQEDTAESWLLTNQTVLNFDGPWALQVSGLAEHRSGLDRDGGGEVLWASLGARPIYHLTDHWALMAEAGVDHVTNSQGPDGELVKTTLAVAWRDGRSYFARPSIRVFVTGAAWSESFKGAVDGPAYADETSALSAGVQLETWW is encoded by the coding sequence ATGTTTCGCCTCGCGCTTCTGAGCACTACGGCAGCCTTCGCCCTGTCCGCAGGGGCGGCCGCGCAGGAGGGCGATCCGCTCGAAACCGCCGCCGGGCCGTTCACGCTGGGGACCGAAGGCTATCTGCGCGCCGGGGCCGGGACCGGCCTTGATGAGGACACCGAAGGCCAGCCCTGCTTCCAGGCGCCGGGCGCGCGGGCGAAATACCGGCTCGGCAACGAGTGCGAGCACTACGCCGAGATCGGGCTTTACGCCGAGCTCGGCGGCGCGGAAGACGGCGCGCCCGCGATCCGGCTGATGTGGAAGCCGGTGCTTTACGGGCCGAACGACGATCTGTCGGTGGACTATGTCGACGACGCCGAGCTCTACCTCGAAGCGCGCAACCTGCCCCTTCCCGGGCCTTTCGAAGGGGCGGACGTCTGGGTCGGCGAGCGGTTCTACGACCGGTACGACGTGCACATGAACGATTTCTATTTCTACGATCTGTCGGGAAAGGGCGTGGGAATCCAGGACATTGCGGCGCCGGCCGGCACGATCGATCTCGCGCTTTTAAGGTCGAGTTCGCCGGTGTTCGCCACGGACGGCTCGCTCATTGAAGACGATGTCGTTCAGTACACGGCCGATGCACGCTGGCGGGGGCTGCCGGCCTGGGGCGGGGAGCTTCTGGTCGGGGTCGACTACGCCTGGGCCGTGGCGGACGATCCGATCCTTGACGACCGCACCGGCTGGCAGTTCGCAGGCGTGCTGAAGCATGGCGAGCTTCTCGGAGCGGAGGGCAATTTCAACCAGCTCTCTCTGCAATACGGGCGCGGTCTCGAAAGCCAGTTCGACACGAACGGTTTCGGCGGGCCCGTCCCCTCGAGCTTCCGTCAGAGGCTGGCGCTGTCGCAGGAAGACACCGCAGAGAGCTGGCTTCTGACCAACCAGACGGTGCTCAATTTCGACGGCCCCTGGGCGCTGCAGGTCTCGGGCCTCGCCGAGCACCGCTCCGGGCTCGATCGCGACGGGGGCGGAGAGGTGCTCTGGGCGAGCCTGGGCGCGCGGCCGATCTATCATCTCACCGACCACTGGGCGCTGATGGCCGAAGCCGGCGTCGATCATGTCACGAACTCTCAGGGCCCTGACGGAGAGCTCGTGAAGACCACCCTCGCCGTGGCCTGGCGCGACGGCCGAAGCTATTTCGCGCGCCCCTCGATCCGGGTCTTCGTCACCGGCGCGGCGTGGAGCGAAAGCTTCAAGGGCGCTGTGGACGGCCCGGCCTATGCCGATGAAACCAGCGCGCTGAGCGCCGGGGTGCAGCTGGAAACCTGGTGGTAG
- a CDS encoding mechanosensitive ion channel family protein — MQETAPETEPDTGLAGDAARAASETADRAAELTEGLPPEVWAGVGLGAFVILAALVIVWRIGAGEKHRTALRSGLRRARMPVMLAAIAIAGALAMPAIDLPGELDDLAATAVRVITVIALGWAVGTVGDAILKRWTSRLDLSASDNLKARSRATQLNVMRRIWVFAVAFVVLALALLTIPGLRNVGVSLFASAGVAGIVIGVAAQPVLSNLVAGLQIAFSQPIRIEDAVVVEGEWGWIEEIGLFHVVIRIWDWRRLVVPLTYFSSTPFQNWTKTRASILGSIFWRVDYRAPIEEMRKKLDEILETTDLWDRQAKVLQVTDSDGTTLEIRALASASTSPRAWDLRCYVREQMIGWLQREHPYALPRARELSDETQREGEPLDWAHPPPPRPAPRTPEEPVRDESLQEGPEVEAAEADSSARADRSEADLASDRKRRGKGPRA, encoded by the coding sequence ATGCAGGAAACCGCCCCAGAAACCGAGCCCGACACCGGCCTCGCCGGCGACGCCGCCCGCGCCGCCAGCGAAACCGCGGACCGCGCCGCGGAGCTGACCGAAGGCCTGCCGCCGGAGGTCTGGGCCGGGGTTGGGCTGGGCGCGTTCGTCATCCTCGCCGCGCTCGTCATCGTCTGGCGCATCGGCGCGGGCGAGAAACACCGCACCGCGCTGAGATCGGGCCTGCGCAGGGCGCGCATGCCGGTGATGCTGGCCGCGATCGCCATCGCCGGCGCGCTCGCCATGCCGGCGATCGACCTGCCCGGCGAGCTCGACGATCTGGCCGCCACCGCCGTCCGGGTGATCACGGTGATCGCGCTGGGCTGGGCGGTGGGCACGGTCGGCGACGCGATCCTGAAGCGCTGGACGTCGCGGCTCGATCTTTCCGCCAGCGACAATCTCAAGGCCCGCTCGCGCGCTACCCAGCTCAACGTCATGCGCCGCATCTGGGTGTTCGCGGTGGCGTTCGTGGTGCTGGCGCTGGCGCTTCTCACCATTCCGGGCTTACGGAATGTCGGCGTCTCGCTCTTCGCTTCGGCGGGCGTTGCGGGCATCGTCATCGGCGTCGCCGCCCAGCCGGTCCTGTCCAATCTCGTCGCCGGGCTTCAGATCGCGTTTTCCCAGCCGATCCGGATCGAGGACGCGGTCGTGGTCGAGGGTGAGTGGGGCTGGATCGAGGAGATCGGCCTGTTTCACGTCGTCATCCGCATCTGGGACTGGCGCAGGCTGGTCGTGCCGCTGACCTATTTCTCCTCCACCCCGTTTCAGAACTGGACCAAGACGCGGGCGAGCATTCTGGGCTCGATCTTCTGGCGGGTGGACTATCGCGCGCCCATCGAGGAGATGCGCAAAAAGCTCGACGAGATCCTTGAGACCACCGACCTCTGGGACCGGCAGGCCAAGGTGCTGCAGGTCACCGATTCCGACGGCACGACGCTGGAGATCCGGGCGCTGGCCAGCGCGTCGACCAGCCCGCGCGCCTGGGACCTTCGATGCTATGTCCGTGAGCAGATGATCGGCTGGCTGCAGCGCGAGCACCCCTACGCCCTGCCCCGGGCCCGCGAGCTTTCAGACGAGACCCAGCGCGAGGGCGAGCCTCTGGACTGGGCGCATCCGCCGCCGCCCAGGCCCGCCCCGCGCACGCCCGAAGAGCCGGTGCGCGACGAGAGCCTGCAGGAAGGCCCGGAGGTCGAAGCGGCGGAGGCGGACAGCAGCGCGCGCGCCGACCGCAGCGAGGCCGATCTCGCGAGCGACCGCAAGCGGCGCGGCAAGGGGCCCCGCGCGTAA
- a CDS encoding HVA1 family protein: protein MTKAYSTGETVKWNWGNGEGGGEVAEVHTDRVEEQIKGETIARNGSEDNPAYLIEAEDGTRVLKLHSELHKD from the coding sequence ATGACGAAAGCCTACAGCACGGGCGAGACCGTGAAATGGAACTGGGGGAACGGCGAGGGCGGCGGCGAAGTCGCCGAGGTGCACACCGACCGCGTCGAGGAACAGATCAAGGGCGAGACGATCGCCCGCAACGGCTCAGAGGATAATCCCGCCTATCTGATCGAGGCCGAGGACGGCACGCGCGTGCTCAAGCTTCATTCCGAGCTGCACAAGGACTGA